Below is a window of Aeromonas veronii DNA.
TTCGACCTTCACCGCCCGGTAAGGGGCGTGGCAAACGTGCCTTATCTTTCCAATGAAAGTGCCTTGTCTTTCCAAGGAGTTGGCGAGTTACAATGGGCCATTGATCCCCTGATTGCAGCGCACCATGAGCAAACCCGACCCCCATCCCCTGATTGAACCCTTTCTCGATGCCCTCTGGCTGGAGCGGGGATTGTCTGACAACACGGTCAGCTCCTATCGCAGCGATCTGGAGAAGTTCTCCCTCTGGCTCGACGAGCAGGGGAGCTCGCTGCTGCTGGCGGGGATGGACGAGATCCAGCACTACCTCGCCTGGCGGGTCGATCACCAGTTTGCGGCCAGCAGCACCGCCCGTTTTCTCTCGGCCCTGCGCCGTTTCTATCAGTATCTCAACCGTGAGAAGCTGCGCAGCGATGATCCGACCGTGCTGCTGGAGGGGCCCAAGCTGCCGAAAAAACTCCCCTCCGATTTAAGCGAAACGGAGGTGGAGGCACTCTTGAGTGCGCCGCTGGTGGATGACCCGCTGGAGTTGCGGGACAAGGCAATGCTGGAGCTGCTCTACGCCACCGGCTTGCGGGTTTCCGAGCTGGTGGGGCTCACTGCCGAGCATGTCAGTCTGCGTCAGGGGCTGGTGCGGGTAGTCGGCAAGGGCAACAAGGAGCGGTTGGTGCCGATGGGCGAGGAGGCGATGCACTGGCTGGAGCGTTACTACCGGGAGGCCCGCACCCTGCTGCTCGGTGGTACCAGCTCGGACGTGGTGTTTCCCTCCAAGCAGGCCCGTATGATGACCCGCCAGACCTTCTGGCACCGCATCAAGCTCTATGCCCAGCGGGCCGGGATCAACGGCGAATTATCCCCTCATACCCTGCGCCACGCCTTTGCCACCCACCTGCTCAACCACGGCGCCGATCTGCGGGTGGTGCAGATGCTGCTGGGCCACGCAGATCTCTCCACTACCCAGATCTACACCCATGTCGCCAACGAGCGGCTCAAGGCGCTGCACGGTGAGCACCATCCGAGAGCCTGAGTGTCGGGCCTCCCAAAACAAAAAAACCGCCAGCAGGCGGTTTTTTGGCATTACACGACAGGAGATGGCGCTTATTTATCCTGCCGGGATTTAAGCAGATCACGGATCTCGGTCAGCAGCTCCTGATCCTTGGTCGGGCCTGCCGGGGCGGCGGCTTCCTCTTCCTGCTTTTTCTTCAGGGTGTTGATGGCCTTCAGTCCCATGAAGATGGCGAAGGAGATGATCAGAAAGTCGATGATGGTCTGGATGAACTTGCCATAGGCGATGACCACGGCGGGTGTGGTCCCCTCTGCGGCTTTCAGGGTGACAGCCAGGTCGCTGAAGTCCACGCCGCCGAGGATCAGGCCGATGGGCGGCATGATCACGTCACCGACAAAAGAGGAGACAATTTTGCCGAAGGCGGCACCGATGATGATACCGACGGCCATGTCGATGACGTTGCCGCGGGCGGCAAAGGCTTTGAACTCTTGGATCAGACTCATTATTTCCTCCGAAATTAAACAAGATAGCGCGTTGATGACTCTTGCCAAAGGGCGAACTCTTGTCAGGAAAACAGAGGCGAAGCCGCGTTATTCCTGTCGTCCAGACTAGCTTGCGGGCGTTATGATTCCTTGGCAATCGGGGGAAACCATTTTTTGGGTACAAACCGATATTAATTTTTTGGTAAGTAGCAGGTTGAATAATAAGCTGTGCTGCTGTAGCTTACTCTATCGATTCATTCATGCCGCATGATCAATAAAATGAAGTATTTAATACTAATACTGATGCCTTTGTTCGCATTTACTGCCATGGCTGAGATGGATGCCCAAGCCTTGAGACAGACCATTACGTCCCGGCTGGGGGTGCCCGTCTATCTGGTTGAACCGACCCCGATTGCAGGGTTGTATATGCTGGGCACCTCGCAGGGGGTGCTCTACAGCGATGCCAAAGGGGATTATGTGGTGCAGGGGGTCATGCTGGATATGACCCGTGACATGAAGAACCTGACCATCTCGGGTATGCGCGAGCAGCGCCGACTTGGCCTGGCGCAGGTGGCCCATGCCCCCGTTGTGCTCAAGGCCCGTGATGAACGTCACCGGGTGGCGCTGTTTCTCGGCGAGCAGGATGCCAAACGTCGTCAGCTCCCCAGTACCTTGCATCAACTACAGGCATCCGGGGTGAGCGTGGAACTCTATCCGGTGATTGGCCACGCTGAACGGGCCGCTGACTGGTGCAGTGATCCCCTGCTGCAAAATGATCCGTTAAAAGCCTATTTGCCTCAAACGGCATGTAGTGAGACCCTTATCCAAAATATTGGCCTGAGCCAATGGTTGGGGGTCAAGGTACTGCCGGCCTGGGTCTCCTCTGACGGGGATCTGGTGCGCGGGTATCAGAGCCCCGAACAGCTGCTCAAGATACTGGATAATATAGATGCCTCTGCACATTCGTCGCCGTCCGCGAGTTGATGATTCCCATCTGCCTGCCACTTTGCATCCCCTGCTTCGCCAAATCTTCGCCAGCCGTGGCGTAGACGATCCCGCCCTGCTGGAGCGCAGCGCCAGCCAGCTGTTGCCGCCCCAGCGTCTCTATGGCATGGAGCAGGCGGTGCCGCTGCTGGCGGAGGCTCTGACCGCCCAGAAACGGATCCTGATTGTCGGCGATTTCGACTGCGACGGGGCCACCAGTTCGGCCTTGTGCGTGCTGGCCTTGCGCGCCATGGGCGGTCGCCACATCGATTTTCTGGTGCCCAACCGCTTCGAGTTCGGCTACGGCCTCACTCCCGAGATCGTCGAGCTGGCGGTGGCCCGTGGCGCCGAGTTTCTGATCACGGTGGATAACGGCATCTCCAGCATCGCCGGGGTAGCGGCGGCCAAGGCGGCTGGCATGCAGGTACTGGTTACCGATCACCATTTGCCGGGTCAGGAGCTGCCTGACGCCGATGCGATAGTGAACCCGAACCAGCATGGCTGCGACTTCCCCTCCAAGTCGCTGGCCGGGGTGGGGGTGGCCTTCTATCTGATGGCGGCCCTCAACACCCATCTGCGCCAGCTTGGCTGGTATGAGCGGCAAGGGCTGCGCGCGCCCAATGTGGCGGATTACCTCGATCTGGTGGCCCTTGGCACGGTCGCCGACGTGGTGGCGCTCGATGGCAACAACCGCATTCTGGTCCATCAGGGGTTACAGCGGATCCGGGCTGGGCGCTGTCGCCCCGGCATTCAGGCGCTGGTGGATGTGTCGGGTCGCGATGGTCGCCGTCTGTGCGCCGCCGATCTCGGCTTTGCGCTGGGGCCGCGCCTCAACGCGGTGGGCCGGCTCGATGACATGTCCCTCGGGGTCGCCTGCCTGCTCTGCGATGACCTCAATTTGGCGCGCCAGCTCGCATCCGAAATGGACAGCCTCAACCAGGAGCGCAAGGAGATCGAGCAGGGGATGCAGCAGGAGGCGCTCGCCACTTTGGAGCAGATCCGTTTTCGTGACGGCGAGGTGCCGTCGGGCATAGTGCTGCACCGGGACGAGTGGCATCAGGGGGTGGTGGGGCTGGTGGCCTCCAAGGTGAAGGAGAAGTACTACCGCCCGGTCATCGCCTTTGCCGAGAGCAGCGAGACCGAGCTCAAGGGCTCCGGGCGCTCCATCCCCGGCGTGCACCTGCGCGATGCGCTGGAACTGCTCGATACCCGCCACCCCGGCCTGATGGGCAAGTTTGGCGGCCATGCCATGGCGGCCGGGCTGACCCTGCCCAAGGCCAATATCGAGGCCTTCGGTCGGGCCTTTGAGGCGGTCATCGGCGAGCTGGTGACGCCTGAGCTCTTGACCGGGGTGCTGCTCACCGATGGCGAGCTGCTGCCCGATGAGCTGAGTCTGGAGCTGGCGGAGCTTATTCGCGCCTCCGGCCCCTGGGGTCAGGCGTTCCCCGAGCCGCTGTTTGACGGCGAATTCGTGCTGGTGCAGCAGCGGCTGGTGGGGGAGAAGCACCTCAAGATGATGCTGACAACCGATTCCGGTCACGCGGTGGATGCCATCGCCTTTGGCGTCGATCTCAAGCGCTGGCCCGATGCCTCGGTCAAGCGGGTGCGGCTGGTCTATCGGCTCGATGTCAACGAGTGGCGCGGCAACCGCAGCGTGCAGTTGCTGGTGGAGCATCTGGAGGCGGCCGGTCTCTGAGCCGGTAGCATCGCTGCTTTATCACAGATAGCGCTGACAACGGCCACCCTCGGGTGGCCGTTTTTGTTGGCGGATCTCTGGAAAAGGGCGTTGACCTGTCTATAGCTTCACAGTTTAAGCTCGTCTCTATCGGGTCACCTGAGGGCCCGCACCGTGAGTGATTGCCATGAAAATATCCGAACTGGCCCGCCGCTGCGGCCTCGTCCGCTCCACCCTGCTCTATTACGAGAAGCAGGGGGTGATTGCCGGTACCCGGGCCGCCAATGGCTATCGCCACTATGACGAGGGGGATCTGCAGCGACTGCAGATGGTGCAGGCCCTGCAGGCGGGTGGTCTCAGCCTCAAGCAGTGCCTCGCCTGTCTGGCTGGCGAGATAGATCAGGCGGCATTGCAGGCCCGGGTCAGGGAGCTGGATGAGGAGCTGGCGCGGATGCAGCGCGCCCGGGATCTGTTGGCGGATCTGGCAGGGCTGCGTCCGCGCTCCGGTGAGGAATTCAAGGCCTGGCAGCTGCAACTGCAGCGCGAGGCACCGGAAGCCTACTTCACGTGGGTGATGAAACAGGGTTTTAGCGAGAAAGATCGCTACCACTTGCAATGGTTGAGCAAAGACATGAATGAACATGAGCATTACATCAAGGACTTTATCCAGCTGCTGGATGGCATGAGTTACTGGGGGCCGGGGGATCGCGCCTTCACTCAGCAGCAGTTTGCCGCCTTGCCAATCCGGCCGCGCCGGATCCTCGACATGGGCTGCGGGCGCGGTGCCTCGACCATGGCGCTGGCTCAGGTGACCGATGCCGCCATTGTGGCCATCGATCTGGAAGAGGAGGCGCTGGCCGCCGTGGCGCACTCCGCCCGTGCTGTGGGCTTTGAACATGTCTCCACCCTCTGCGCCAACATGGCGGCACTGCCGGACGATCTGGCCCCGGCCGACCTCATCTGGGCAGAGGGGAGCGCTTACGTGATGGGGGTTGCCAATGCACTGAAGGCGTGGCGTCCGCTGCTCGCGAGCCCACAGGCTTGCATCGTGCTGAGTGATGCGGTCTGGCTGACCGATAACCCGCCCGAGGAGGCGTTGGCATTCTGGCAGCAGGATTACCCCGCCATGCAGACGCTGGCGGGCCTGCTTGAGACGGTACAAGCGGCAGGCTACCGCTGCCTGTCACACACTCCCTTGCCGATGAGCGCCTGGAACAACTATTTGGACCCTATCGAGGTCAATCTGGTGCGCTATCGAGACGAGTTGGGGGAGAGTGCCGCCTGGCAGGACTTGAGCCGGGAAGTGGCCATCCACCGCCAATATCTGGGAAGTTACGGCTATGTGATCTGCTGCCTGCAAAAAGATGCGTGATAAGTTGTCGTAAAAAAAAACGAGGCGCCTGTGGGCGCCTCGTTGTTTATCAGGGATTGCGGATGGCCATTACAGCTCGCGGGCCCAGGGGTGAGCCTTGGGGCGCAGCGCCAGCGCCAGACCCAGCAGCAGCACGGTCAGACAGTAGAGGGGCCAGCTGCCAAAGCGCATGTAGGGGGTCTCGCCGTGGGCGGGACGTACCTCGCTGCGCAACACGCCCGCTTCAAACTGCGGGATCTGGCCGATGATGCTGCCGTCGATCTCGGTGACGATAGTGATGCCGGTGTTGGTGTCCCGCAGCAGCGGACGAGCCAGCTCCAGCGCGCGCATCCGGGCGATCTCCATATGCTGCCACGGACCGATGCTGGTGCCGAACCAGGCATCGTTGGAGACGGTCAGCAGGAAGTCGGTATCGGCATTGACGTTGCGGCGTACCTCCTCCGGGAAGATGATCTCGTAGCAGATGGCGGCGGCAAACTTGAGCCCTTTGGCGATCAGGTTGGGCTGCACCTCGTCACCCCGGCTGAACGAGGACATCGGCAGATTGAAGAAGGGGGCGATGGGGCGCAGCAGATCTTCAAACGGCACGAACTCGCCGATGGGTAGCAGGTGGTATTTGTTGTAGCGGTTGGAGTGGTTGTAGAAGTAGGACTCCTTGCCATCCGCATCCTGCACCCCCATGCCGAGCACGGTATTGTAGAAACGCTGTTGCTGCTCGTCGTAGTGGATGATCCCCGCCAGCAGGCCGGTATCGTTCACCTTCATCGCCTTGTCCAGATTCTCCAGATAGGGGCCCATCGCCTTCTCGATGGCCGGGATCGCCGACTCCGGCCAGATGATGATGTCGGCATCCTGATTCTCGCGGCTCAAGTCCTGATAGGTGCGCACCGTGGGGGCCAGCGCCTCCGGATCCCACTTGAGGGACTGGGCAATATTGCCCTGCACCAGTGCCACCTTGACCGGCTCGCCACGGGTGACCCAGTTGAGCTGCATCAGGCCGTGGGCCCCGGCCACCAGCAGGGCGGGCACCGCCAGCCAGAGCGGGGAGCGGGATTTCCACACCAGCCAGATGGCGGAGGCGGACAGCAACAGGGCGAGGGTGATGCCCTGCACCCCGAGGATGGGGGCGAAGCCCTTGAGCGGGCCATCGATCTGGCTGTAGCCAAACCAGAGCCAGGGGAAGCCGGTCATCACGGCGCCGCGCAGCCAGTCAGCGACCAACCACAGGGCCGGGAAGGCGAGCAGCCAGCGGCTCCAGTGACGGCCGCCAAAGAAGCGGGCAAAGACCCAGCAGGCCAGGGTCGGGTAGAGCGCCAGATAGGCGGAGAGCCCGGCCAGCAGCACGAAGGCGACCGGCAGCGGGATGCCGCCAAACTCGGTCATGCTGACGTGGATCCACCACAGCCCCGGCAAAAAGAGTCCCATGGCGTAGCCAAAACCGCGCCAGGCGGCCTGTTTCGGCGTGGCTTTGTCCAGCAGGGCGTAGAGGCCAAGCAGGGAGGGGATCACCAGCGGCCAGTAGCCGAAGGGGGAGAAGGCCAGCACGGCGATGGCACCAGAGGCCAATGCACTGAGGCTTAACAGAATTTTGGAAGTAACAGGGGATAATCTCACGGGCGATGGTGCTCGTCTTGGTGTGCAACTGGGGTCGAATGGCCGGTATCTTAACCTGTAAGCGGGGCAACGGCGAGCCTCGATGCCGGTGGCAGAGAGCACAACGCCCCGAGGTCGGGGCGTTGTTTCACACATCGAGCGGATTTGCTTATTGCGGCTCGGATTGCGCCGCCGCGTGGTGCTCGGGGATCTTCACCTGCAGCTGCTGCAGACGACGCCGGTCGGCATGCATCACCTTGAACAGGTAGCCGTCCAGCTCGATCTCCTCGCCCTTCTTGGGCAGGTGGCTGAAGGCGTGCATCACCAGACCGCCCACCGTATCCACCTCTTCATCGCTGAATTTGGTGCCGAAGAAGTCGTTGAAATCCTCGATCTCGGTCAGGGCGCTGATGGAGAAGACCCGCTTGCTGAGGCGGCGGATTTCGTCCGGCTCATCCTCGATGTCGTCAAACTCGTCGTCAATCTCGCCAACGATCAGTTCCAGTATGTCTTCGATGGTCACCAGACCGGAGACGCCACCAAATTCGTCGACCACGATGGCCATGTGGTAGCGCTCTTCACGGAACTCCTTGAGCAGACGGTCAACCCGTTTGCTTTCCGGCACGATCACCGTGGGGCGCAAGATTTTCTCGAGCTGCAGCGGCTCGCTGGCGTGATGGCCGCCAAACCCGAAGGGGAGCAGATCCTTGGCGAGCAGAATGCCCTCCACATGATCCTTGTCTTCGTTGATCACCGGGAAGCGGGAGTGACCGGACTCGATGATCACCGGCAGGATCTCGTCGATCGGCTGGGACTTCTCGATGGTCACCATCTGGGAGCGGGGGATCATGATATCGCGCACGCGAAGATCGGCGATCTCCAGCACCCCCTCGATCATGTCCTTGGTGTCCTGATCGATGAGGTCGCGCTCTTCGGCATCGGCTATCACGTCTACCAAATCATTGCGGTCTTTTGGCTCGCCCTGGAAGAGTTGGCTGAGTTTGTCGAGCCAGGTTTTCTTCGGCGAGCCGGTACTAGGGTGATCGTCGGTCATTTTTTCTCTTGGTTACTCGCTTAAACATACTTGAAATTGTTCGAATTATATAAGGATGGCCATCTGCTGTTTCAAGTCGATGACCGTCCTGCATTTTACTCTTCGTCGTTCAAATAAGGATCGGCAAAACCGAGCTCCTGCATGATGTCGCGCTCAAGTGCTTCCATCTCTTCGGCTTCCTCATCCTCGATATGGTCATAACCTAGCAGATGCAGACTGCCGTGCACAACCATGTGGGCCCAGTGGGCCATGAGGGGCTTGCCCTGCTCCTCGGCCTCGCGCTCTACCACCTGACGGCAGATCACCAGATCGCCGAGCAGCGGCAGCTCCAGACCAGGTGGCGCCTCGAACGGGAAGGAGAGCACGTTGGTGGGCTTGTCCTTGCCGCGATAGGTGAGGTTGAGCTCGTTGCTCTCCGCCTCGTCGACGATGCGCACCGTCACTTCTGCCTCCTGCTGGAAGCCGAGAATGGTGCCGTCGAGCCAGCCTTGCAACTGGGCTTCGGTGGGCAGGCCGTCAGTGCTGGCACTGGCCAGTTGCAGATCCAGGGTTACGCTCATTGCTCACTCTCTTTGCTGGCGTTTGTTTGGCCGGCCACCTTCTCGGCTGCCTGTTTAGCGTCGAACGCCTCATAGGCCTGCACGATGCGGGCCACCACCGGGTGGCGTACCACGTCTTTGGACTCGAAGAAGTTGAACGACAGACCATCGACCCCTGGCAGCACTTCCAGCGCGTGGCGCAGGCCGGATTTGGCGTTGCGCGGCAGGTCTACCTGGGTGATGTCGCCGGTGACCACCGCCTTGGAGTTGAAGCCGATGCGGGTCAGGAACATCTTCATCTGCTCGGTGGTGGTGTTCTGGGCCTCATCGAGAATGATAAAGGCGTCATTGAGGGTTCTTCCGCGCATATAGGCGAGCGGCGCCACCTCGATGATGTTGCGCTCCATCAGCTTCTCGACCCGCTCAAAGCCCAGCATCTCGAACAGGGCGTCGTAGAGCGGGCGCAGGTAAGGATCCACCTTCTGGGAGAGATCGCCCGGCAGGAAGCCCAGCTTCTCGCCCGCTTCCACCGCCGGGCGGGTCAGCAAAATGCGGCGAATTTCCTGACGTTCCAGCGCATCCACCGCCGCCGCGACCGCCAGATAGGTCTTGCCGGTACCGGCAGGGCCTATGCCGAAGCAGATATCGTGGCGTACGATATTGGCGATGTACTGGGCCTGATTGGGGCTGCGTGGCTTGATGAGACCTCGCTTGGTCTTGACCGTCACCTCCTTGCCATAGGGGATGCTCGGCGCCGGTTCGTCATCCTGCTCCAGCACCCGCGACTCCGAAATGGCCAGATGGACCATGTCGGGAGTGATGTCGGTCACCTTGCCACCCTTGAGGGGCTGGGTTTCCACATAGAGGTGTTTGAGGATGACGGCGGCGGCATCCAGCTGGGCCGGTTTGCCCACCAGCTGGAAGTGGCTGTCACGGTAGCTGATCTCGACGCCGAGGCGGCGCTCCAGCTGCTTGATATTGTCATCGAAGGGGCCGCACAGGCTGGCAAGGCGCTGATTGTCGGCGGGCTCCAGATGCAGATTCAGGGTCGAGATGTGTCGGCTCAAAATATCCTCGTCTCAAGGCGCTCCCCATCCGTCGGGCGAATGGGGAGGGGGAGATTAATGGGGAGTAAAGGCGGCCACGCCCAGCTCGTCTGGCACATTGTCGGGACGACGGGCCAGGATTTCGCTCGGGGCGGTGGCGATCCGCAGGTTCATCTCGCTCTCGCCGCGGATGAACTTGCCGCGCAGGGAGTTGGGACGCACCTCGGTGATCTCCACGTCGGCAAAGCCGCCAATCAGGGTATGGGCCCCTTCGAAGTTGACCACCCGGTTGTTTTCGGTGCGGCCACACAGCTGCATCGGATCGAGCTTGGAAGGCCCTTCCACCAGGATACGCTGGGTGGTGCCCAGCATGGCGCGGCCAATCTGCATCGCCTGGTTGTTGATGACGTGCTGCAGGCGGGCCAGCCGGGCTTTCTTCACTTCCATGTCGACATCGTCGGGCATGTCGGCAGCCGGAGTGCCCGGGCGCGGACTGAAGACGAAGCTGTAGCTCATGTCAAAGTTGATCTCTTCGATCAGCTTCATGGTGGCTTCGAAGTCTTCATCCGTCTCGTTCGGGAAACCCACGATGAAGTCGGAACTGATGGTGATGTCGGGACGGACGGCGCGCAGGCGACGGATCTTGGATTTGTACTCCAGGATGGTGTGCGGACGCTTCATCATGGTCAGGATGCGATCAGAGCCGCTCTGCACTGGCAGGTGCAGGAAGCTGACCACTTCCGGGGTGTCTTTGTAGACCTCGATGATGTCGTCGGTGAACTCGATCGGGTGGCTGGTGGTATAGCGAATGCGATCGATACCGTCGATGGCGGCCACCAGACGCAGCAGCTCGGCGAAGGTGCAGATGCCGTCATCAAAGGTCGGGCCGCGCCAGGCGTTGACGTTCTGACCTAGCAGGTTCACTTCGCGCACGCCCTGCTGCGCAAGCTGGGCGATTTCGTAGAGCACGTCGTCCAGCGGTCGGCTCACCTCTTCACCGCGGGTATAGGGCACCACGCAGTAAGTACAGTATTTGGAGCAGCCTTCCATGATGGAGACGAACGCGGTGGCCCCTTCGGCGCGCGGTTCGGGCAGGCTGTCGAATTTTTCGATCTCGGGGAAGGCGATATCAACCTGGGCACCACGGCCCTCTTGCACTTCCTTGATCATGGCGGGCAGGCGATGCAGGGTCTGCGGGCCGAACACGATATCCACATAGGGAGCGCGCTGGCGAATGGCATCGCCTTCCTGAGAAGCGACGCAGCCACCCACGCCGATCACCAGACCGGGCTTTTTGGCCTTGAGCTTTTTCCAGCGTCCCAGCTGGTGGAACACCTTCTCCTGCGCCTTTTCGCGGATGGAGCAGGTATTGAGCAGCAAGACATCTGCCTCTTCGGGCTCTTCGGTAAGGGTGTAGCCATTGCTGGCATCCAACAGGTCGGCCATTTTGGACGAGTCATACTCGTTCATCTGGCAACCCCAGGTTTTAATGTGAAGTTTCTTGCTCATTGCTTCTCTTGACTTGTTTTGAAATCGGCATGGTCAAAGGACCGCGCATTTTACTCCGCAATCTGGATACTGCCTAGCTAATATGCTGCTGGCCATGATGCTCACCCGATACCTGTTGCCAGCAAGATCAATAGGCTTTCCCCTTGATTTGACGCAGCAATTCCCCGTTTGCCTCACTGTTTATCCCGCGCCCTTGCGCTATCATGCAGCCATTCGGTTCACGTCCGGGCGCTGTCGCCGGACGCATCCTTTCAGGAATAAATGTATGGAACAGTGTGATATCGCCATCGTCGGCGCCGGCATGGTGGGCGCCGCCACCGCCTGTCTGCTGGCGGCTCAGGGCCTCTCGGTGCGGGTCATCGAGACCCAACTGCCAGCGCAATACGCGCCGGAGCAGCCGCTGGATCTGCGGGTCTCCGCCATCAGTCAGGCCTCGGTAGCGCTGCTGGAGCAGGCCGGTGCCTGGCACCATCTGCAGCAGATGCGGCTCTGCCCCTACCGCCGACTGGAGACCTGGGAGCTGGACGGCTTTGCCACCCGCTTCAACGCCGCCGACCTTGGCCTGCCCCAGCTCGGTTACATCATCGAGAACCGGCTGGTGCAGCTCGCCCTGCTCAAACGGATGGAAGATTTCCCCAATATCCAGACCCACACTCCGGCGGCGGTGACGAGCTTGCGTCAGAGTGCGGATGAAGCTGTGCTGACTCTGGACGACGGCACCGAGCTGGCGGCCCGCTGGGTGCTGGCCTGCGACGGCGCCGAATCCCATACCCGCAAGCTGGCCGGCATCGGCGTATCGCGCTTCGAGTACCGCCAGCACTGCATGCTGATCAATATCGACACCGACTTTGCGCAGGAAGATATCACCTGGCAGCAGTTCACCCCGAGCGGCCCGCGCGCCTTCTTGCCGCTGCCCGGCCAGCACGGCTCTCTGGTGTGGTATGACAGTCCGGCCCGCATCCGGGCGTTGGCTGCCATGAGCAACGAAGGGCTTGCCGCCGAAGTGCGCCGCCACTTCCCGAGTCGGCTCGGCGGGTTCACTGTCACCGGCAAGGGGAGCTTCCCGCTGGTACGCCGCCACGCTAACGACTACCACGCCGGTCGGGTGGTGCTGCTTGGTGATGCCGCCCACACCATCAACCCGCTGGCGGGGCAGGGGGTCAACCTCGGCTTCAAGGATGTGGCCTGCTGGGTCGACTTGCTGCAAGGGGCCGGTGCCGACTGGCATCACGCTGTGCTGGCCGAGCGTTACGAGCGGCGCCGTCGTCCCGACAACCTGCTGATGCAGTCGGGGATGGATCTCTTCTACGGGGTGTTCAGCAACGAGATTGGCCCCCTCAAGCTGGCCCGCAATCTGGCCCTCAATCTGGCGGATAAAGCTGGCCCCTTAAAGGAGATGGCGCTGCGCTATGCACTGGGGCTGGTTTGACAGGTAGAAACCAGATAGCACGGGCTGAATTCGCGAAGGAGCAAAGGTGATGAACAAGGCCCGCCAGTAACGCTTGGCAATGGCATGATCCCACATCAGCGGTCTCTCTGATCAATCGCAACGGCACTCGCCGCGACTCGGGTACTCGTATTGATGAAGGGTGATGAAAAATTCAGATCACGAAATAGGAAAGACGTTCAAAAAAATC
It encodes the following:
- a CDS encoding PhoH family protein; protein product: MSRHISTLNLHLEPADNQRLASLCGPFDDNIKQLERRLGVEISYRDSHFQLVGKPAQLDAAAVILKHLYVETQPLKGGKVTDITPDMVHLAISESRVLEQDDEPAPSIPYGKEVTVKTKRGLIKPRSPNQAQYIANIVRHDICFGIGPAGTGKTYLAVAAAVDALERQEIRRILLTRPAVEAGEKLGFLPGDLSQKVDPYLRPLYDALFEMLGFERVEKLMERNIIEVAPLAYMRGRTLNDAFIILDEAQNTTTEQMKMFLTRIGFNSKAVVTGDITQVDLPRNAKSGLRHALEVLPGVDGLSFNFFESKDVVRHPVVARIVQAYEAFDAKQAAEKVAGQTNASKESEQ
- the ybeY gene encoding rRNA maturation RNase YbeY encodes the protein MSVTLDLQLASASTDGLPTEAQLQGWLDGTILGFQQEAEVTVRIVDEAESNELNLTYRGKDKPTNVLSFPFEAPPGLELPLLGDLVICRQVVEREAEEQGKPLMAHWAHMVVHGSLHLLGYDHIEDEEAEEMEALERDIMQELGFADPYLNDEE
- a CDS encoding FAD-dependent monooxygenase, with translation MEQCDIAIVGAGMVGAATACLLAAQGLSVRVIETQLPAQYAPEQPLDLRVSAISQASVALLEQAGAWHHLQQMRLCPYRRLETWELDGFATRFNAADLGLPQLGYIIENRLVQLALLKRMEDFPNIQTHTPAAVTSLRQSADEAVLTLDDGTELAARWVLACDGAESHTRKLAGIGVSRFEYRQHCMLINIDTDFAQEDITWQQFTPSGPRAFLPLPGQHGSLVWYDSPARIRALAAMSNEGLAAEVRRHFPSRLGGFTVTGKGSFPLVRRHANDYHAGRVVLLGDAAHTINPLAGQGVNLGFKDVACWVDLLQGAGADWHHAVLAERYERRRRPDNLLMQSGMDLFYGVFSNEIGPLKLARNLALNLADKAGPLKEMALRYALGLV
- the miaB gene encoding tRNA (N6-isopentenyl adenosine(37)-C2)-methylthiotransferase MiaB → MSKKLHIKTWGCQMNEYDSSKMADLLDASNGYTLTEEPEEADVLLLNTCSIREKAQEKVFHQLGRWKKLKAKKPGLVIGVGGCVASQEGDAIRQRAPYVDIVFGPQTLHRLPAMIKEVQEGRGAQVDIAFPEIEKFDSLPEPRAEGATAFVSIMEGCSKYCTYCVVPYTRGEEVSRPLDDVLYEIAQLAQQGVREVNLLGQNVNAWRGPTFDDGICTFAELLRLVAAIDGIDRIRYTTSHPIEFTDDIIEVYKDTPEVVSFLHLPVQSGSDRILTMMKRPHTILEYKSKIRRLRAVRPDITISSDFIVGFPNETDEDFEATMKLIEEINFDMSYSFVFSPRPGTPAADMPDDVDMEVKKARLARLQHVINNQAMQIGRAMLGTTQRILVEGPSKLDPMQLCGRTENNRVVNFEGAHTLIGGFADVEITEVRPNSLRGKFIRGESEMNLRIATAPSEILARRPDNVPDELGVAAFTPH